The Erigeron canadensis isolate Cc75 chromosome 4, C_canadensis_v1, whole genome shotgun sequence genome window below encodes:
- the LOC122596730 gene encoding putative pre-16S rRNA nuclease, producing MAQTHQLFTFSATNLPIIHPNTPSSSLRMQFSTMKSEIAVKEHPFPPNAMRRKIDTSWMGGFSLGIDLGLSRTGVALSKGFSIKPLKVLELRGQKLEMGLLEIAQKQEVDEFIIGLPISSDGKETPQSNKVRSVAGRIAIRAAERGWRVYLQDEHGTSTDAMNRMINLGLSKSARRESLDSYAAMMVLERYFSESGQGTEIVLPKQLDLQEKLRKGPPSDEFDF from the exons ATGGCGCAAACACATCAACTATTTACATTTTCAGCCACTAATCTTCCAATTATACACCCAAACACCCCCTCAAGTTCATTAAGAATGCAGTTTTCTACTATGAAGTCAGAAATCGCAGTAAAAGAACACCCTTTTCCACCAAATGCAATGAGAAGAAAGATAGATACAAGTTGGATGGGTGGATTCAGTTTAGGTATTGATTTGGGTTTATCAAGAACTGGTGTTGCTCTTAGCAAAGGCTTTTCAATTAAACCCCTCAAG GTTTTGGAACTAAGAGGTCAAAAGCTTGAAATGGGCCTGCTTGAAATTGCTCAAAAACAA GAGGTAGATGAGTTTATCATCGGCTTGCCCATCTCTTCGGATGGAAAAGAGACACCACAATCCAATAAAGTTCGGAGTGTAGCTGGTAGGATTGCCATTCGAGCTGCAGAGAG GGGTTGGAGAGTATATCTGCAGGACGAACATGGAACATCTACAGATGCAATGAACCGTATGATTAACCT GGGCCTCAGCAAATCTGCTCGCAGAGAAAGTCTTGATTCTTATGCAGCTATG ATGGTGCTGGAAAGGTATTTCTCAGAATCAGGGCAAGGAACCGAAATAGTTTTGCCGAAGCAATTGGACCTCCAAGAAAAGCTAAGAAAAGGTCCACCATCCGACGAATTTGACTTCTAA